In Chitinophagaceae bacterium C216, the genomic stretch AAACTGGCCCTCCTCCAAAAAACCAATCAGGAGAATGAAGAAAAACTTAGAATATCCCGACAAAGAGAGATTGAACTCCTAAAACAGCAACAGGAACTGAAAAATAAAGAAGCCGAACTAGAACTTACATTGCAAAAAAAACTTAGCGAAGAGAGAGAAAAACTTATCGATCATCTTCGCAAAGTAGAGGCAGAAAAGAGCGCCCAAAAGGAAACAGAATATCAACTAAAGTTGAGAGAGCTGGAAAAGCAGTTGGAGGATCAGAAAAAGCTGGCCGAAGAAATGAAGCGCAAAGCCGAACAGGGCTCCATGCAATTGCAGGGAGAAAGCCAAGAGCTGGCATTGGAAGAAATGTTAAGCGCGGCATTCCCCTTTGACAAAATAGAGGAAGTAGCTAAAGGTGTAAGAGGTGCCGATTGTATACAAATCGTAAGGAATCAGCTGGGAGCGGAGTGTGGCAAAATCATCTGGGAAAGTAAACGTGCTGAAAATTTTAGTGCTGACTGGATTGAAAAACTAAAAGCAGACATGCGCGCAATAGGAGCCGATGTAGCGATACTGGTAACCCGCCGCTATCCGAAAGACATGAGCAGCTTTGGAGAAAAGGAAGGTGTTTGGATTTGCAGTTTTGTAGAAGCCAAAGCTCTGGCGGCAGTATTACGCGACGGCATATTACGCATCTATAAGGCTGTAAAAACCCATGAAAATAAGGGTGATAAAATTACCATGCTTTACAATTACCTTACCAGCCCCGAATTTGCCGAGCAATGGAATGCCATACGCGAAGGATTTCTGAGCATGAAAATGAGCATCCAGAAAGAGCGCGATGCTATGGAACGTCTTTGGAAAGCACGTGAAAAGCAACTCGAAAAAATCTTATTAAATGCCACACATATTAGGGGATCCATAGATGGCATCAGTGGATTAGAAAATGTAGATTTGAATCTCTTGGACTACGACGACAGCGAATAGACTCCATCATAAAAGAAAAACCCCTTACGTAAACGTAAGGGGCAACAACTATAAAACTTACAAACCTGAATCCCGCACCAGCACTTAGTCTGGTTTTTCCCCATCTAAAAAGGCATTCAACGTATTAATCTGACCTTGATTTTTATCATCAGATGATACCTCAAACTTGCTATAATAGCTTTCTACGTGTGATGTATAATTGCGCAATTCTATATTACGTCTGATATATGCGGGCACATTCTCAAACTCATCAGTAGGATTATTGGCATTTACATTATAAGAAAGATTACGCAATTTCTGAATACGCTCTATCTGTCTGCGCTTTTGCATCTCCATATCTTCCAAGCTCGCAGAATTGCTTCTCTCATTTCTGTCGGTAGTTTGAGTAAAGGACGTATACTCGTTTGTCACCTCAGGCTTTTCAAACATAGTCATCTCAGCACCTTCGGTTTCCTGAGCTTGTTCCTCTTGAGGTTGCTCTGCATCAGTATGATCCTCTTCAGCATATATGTTTACCGGCTTAGAAAGATAGCTTCTTACAGGCTCGGCTTTGAGAGCATCGGTGGCTTCTTCATTCAATTTCGGATATTGGAATACACGATCTCCCGGAACCGAAGGAGACTTGAATATTTCTTCTACCTTATCCGTTACAGGAACATCCTGTGACATCTGTTCAGCCGCGGCAAACTGAGCATCACTGTTCTCATCTCCCAGCAGATAATGAGTCTCTTCATTTTCATTAACCACATCCTCAACTGTAGGCATAGGTGCATCCATGAAAGGAATTTCCTCAACCAATTTCGGTGCCAACGGATCCGGCTGTAGTTCAAGTGAAACAGGTTCTGTAACAGGTGTCAAAGGTTCTGCAGGTTCTGTAACCGGAGCTATTACTTCAACAGACGACTTCTCTTCATTTAATGGCTTCAGCGTCATTACTATTTTTTCTTCAGGCTCTCCTTTCTTCAGCACCGGCTTTACAAACGTATCTTTATTTTCGAATCCTGTAGCTATAAGTGTAATACCTATTTGGTCTCCTAAAGAGCTATCATATCCCATACCCAGAATAACATCGGTATCTTCACCGGCTTGACTGAGTAGGTGAGATTGAATAATCTCAACTTCATCCATTGTAAACTCGTGTTCGCCTTCGGCAGAATTAATGTTGATAAGAATCCATTTTGCACCACGGATATCGTTATCATTCAGAAGTGGCGAATTAAGTGCTTCTTCTATTGCGCGCTGAGCACGGTTTTCACCGGATGCAGTAGCGCTACCCAATATAGCTACACCGCCATTTCTCATTACAGTACATACATCGGCAAAGTCTACGTTGATTTGACCCGTACTGTTAATAACATCGGTGATACATTTTGCTGCAGTGGCCAATACGTTATCCGCTTTTTCAAAAGCTTCACGCATTCTTAGGTTGCCAAAC encodes the following:
- the ftsZ gene encoding Cell division protein FtsZ; translation: MIQFDLPKEQSSIIKVIGVGGGGGNAVNYMFKQNIEGVNFIICNTDAQALAQSNVPNRIQLGPQLTAGLGAGANPEIGRQACEESLEEIRRILEVNTKMVFITAGMGGGTGTGGAPIIAKVCRDMGVLTVGIVTMPFAYEGKKRQQQAEEGIKQLRQYVDTLLVISNDKLRHQFGNLRMREAFEKADNVLATAAKCITDVINSTGQINVDFADVCTVMRNGGVAILGSATASGENRAQRAIEEALNSPLLNDNDIRGAKWILININSAEGEHEFTMDEVEIIQSHLLSQAGEDTDVILGMGYDSSLGDQIGITLIATGFENKDTFVKPVLKKGEPEEKIVMTLKPLNEEKSSVEVIAPVTEPAEPLTPVTEPVSLELQPDPLAPKLVEEIPFMDAPMPTVEDVVNENEETHYLLGDENSDAQFAAAEQMSQDVPVTDKVEEIFKSPSVPGDRVFQYPKLNEEATDALKAEPVRSYLSKPVNIYAEEDHTDAEQPQEEQAQETEGAEMTMFEKPEVTNEYTSFTQTTDRNERSNSASLEDMEMQKRRQIERIQKLRNLSYNVNANNPTDEFENVPAYIRRNIELRNYTSHVESYYSKFEVSSDDKNQGQINTLNAFLDGEKPD